The segment GAGTACGACCGTCTACTCAACCACCATAACGTTATGTAGTCCTTTAATCCCTGCCATCAATTTATCCGTAAACACCATTCCAACGTTATGTACGCTAGCGTGCCGACGCGTGATTTACCCAATGTTAATATGCAGATAGATCATCAGGGTTTAACGATGGCCGATCTGCAGCCGACATCAAAATGATTTAACCCTCATTGTGCCGTTTGCCAGGTTCTTTCAACCGGAGAGGCACATGACGTCTTTTATGCACGTCCTTAATGCCAACAGACTGCTTACTGAGCTACCGGCCGTCGAGCGGGATGGCTTTATGGCCGTTAGCGAAACCGTAGAGCTTTCATTTGGCGAAGTACTCTTCCAGCCTGCCGAGACGATTACCCACGTCTATTTCCCTATTGATAGCTTCATTTCTCTAATTGTTGTACTCGACTCTGATAACCGTCTAGAGGTCGCGATGGCAGGCCGTGAGGGCATGCTGGGTAGCTCGCTTGTGTTGGGCATCGAAGAAACACCAATGCTCGCGCTGGTTCAAGGGGCGGGATCGGCCCTTCGCATTACTGCTGAAAATTTTCAACAACTTCTACTTAGCAGTCCCTTATTACATCAGCGACTAAAGCGATATATCTATGTCGTAATGAAGCAACTGGCAACGGCGGCGGCATGTAATCATTTCCATCGGATTGAGGCGCGTCTCGCAAGATGGCTGTTGATGACTCAGGATCGTGCTGGGTCTGATCAATTGAATCTGACCCATGAATTTCTGGCCATGATGCTCGGGGTTAGACGTGCAGGCATTACGCTGGCGACGATAGCCCTGCAGGCACGCGGATTAATCCGTTATCAGGGTGGAACAATCACGGTGCTTGATCGGCCAGGTCTAATCGAGGCGTCCTGCGAATGCTATATAGAAGATTGCGCGTTGTACGCCAAAATGTTGCCGGTGTTATAGAGGGGGGATAACTTAGAGATAGCTCTGCTATTTCCCCCCTGAGTTGAAGCCGAGCCCGAACATCCTTAAAAGTGCAAAGATTCATTCGCTAATGGATTCGAACCTATTAGCGTCAGTTGTTAGGTGAAAACAGGATAGAACACGAGGGGAAGGAATCGAGCAGTTGATATACCGCAGCCCAAGGGACTCATAACCCCCTGCTTTTAAAATAGGTAAATATAGGAATGGTGGGCCCAGTATCACCCCAAAAGGATATTTATATCATTGTTTTTTTTATGAATTTATATTTAATAAAAAAAGCAAATGCCCCCTAACATGCCCCCTTACGAAATCTGTATATTTTATATAGGAAAAAGCGTTACTTATGAACAAAAATAAAAATTAGTTCTTCCTCAAATATAATTTTACTTACACGTAAGCATCATAGTTGACCTTTAGCAGGATGAAGCGAGATGCTCAGCTACGTAAGGTTGCTAATGACGTTATCGTATCGCTCCCGACAAATTAAAAGACGCGTACGCTGTGATCTTGGCAAAACGCTCAACGTTTCGATGGAAGAAAGTGATCATTAGCAGTAAACGCTGACTTTTTCGCAGTGGCTTAAATATCTGGAGGTCCTAGCTGCCTTAAGGTATACTGCGACACGGCCATAGCTTATATAAAGTCAAGTATTATTGACCAAAAGTGTTAAGTTCAAATATTGCCCAAGCAAAACATTTTCTAACAGCTACCTGCGCCAGGGTCACTATAAGACTCCTTCATTTTTTTCCTTATTTCTAGTAACTCTTTTGATTCTTTTTTACCTCCTTTGCTGTTTTTTAACTTAACATCATGACCAACCAATACTTCATTATTTTTAACATTAGCAGGATTTAAATAATGTTTATTTTTATCTGTAACCGGGAAGACTTTAGAAAAAATAGATTTAGTTTTTTTATTGTCA is part of the Halomonas alkaliantarctica genome and harbors:
- a CDS encoding Crp/Fnr family transcriptional regulator, producing MTSFMHVLNANRLLTELPAVERDGFMAVSETVELSFGEVLFQPAETITHVYFPIDSFISLIVVLDSDNRLEVAMAGREGMLGSSLVLGIEETPMLALVQGAGSALRITAENFQQLLLSSPLLHQRLKRYIYVVMKQLATAAACNHFHRIEARLARWLLMTQDRAGSDQLNLTHEFLAMMLGVRRAGITLATIALQARGLIRYQGGTITVLDRPGLIEASCECYIEDCALYAKMLPVL